Within Helicobacter sp. 11S03491-1, the genomic segment AGGAAATGGGGTTTTTAAAAGCGAGTTTCATTTTATTCCTATATTTTGTAAATTTCTTGTAATCTATTTTTATCAATAATACAAACACTGCCGTTCTCATTGGTCTCTATAATGCCATCTGTTTTAAGTTTTTTGAGAATTCTGGAAAGTGTTTCAGGTTGGATATTAAGCCGATAGGCAACTTCTTGACGTTGTATAAAATTAAAACGATAGAGATTTTTATCTAGCATATAGGCAAGTTTTGCAATTGCATCAAAAACAATATCACGCATAATGATTTCATTAAGTACCGCATTTTTACAAACAATTTGCTGGGATAGATTTAAAAATAAATCATTATTTTGTTTGGCAAGATCTATAAGTTTTTTATAATCAATACTTAAAACTTCGCTATTTTCATAAACACAAGCATTACCAAAAGTTTCCAATTGGGTAAAACCAATATCATTGATAGCCAAAAAATCATCCTTATCTTCTTTAGAGGCATAGATACTATAGAGATATTTTTTATTACCAAAGCGATCGAATTTATAAATATTAATCGATCCGCTTAATAAAAACAAAACATGATCCAGTATATCTCCTTCATAAAATAAAATAAAATCTTTTGGATAGAATTTGATTTTACTAAAATTTTGCACAATGCCCAAAAGCGAATCATCAATATTTTTAAATAAAGAGAGAGTTTTTAGCTTTTGTATCAATGTAAAAACCTCTGGTGTGATTTTCTAAAAAAACTTGCAAACCCTCTAAAATCCTTGAACTTTGAAATTCCGGCTATCATAGTATAAAAATACAATTTCTGATTTTCCAAATCTTTTTGTTGTATCTTGAAAATATTACAAATTTCTAGCATTTTTCTTCTTTTAAATAGGAATTCTTAAAAGGCTATTAGATTTTTTGTTATTTATTAAGACTATAGGCTAAAATTTTCCATTAAATTAAAATTTAAATATTTATAAATATTTTCTTTTTTGTGATCAAGCTTTTGAGGGACTAATTTGAGGTATTCATCTGCGCTTGGAATTCTACCCAACAAAGCGCATACCGCACCAAGTTCAGCGCTTCCTAAATATACTTGCGCTCCTTTGCCCATACGATTATCAAAATTTCTTGTAGAAGTAGAAAATACAACAGCATTGTCTTTTACTCGTGCTTGATTCCCCATGCAGAGACTGCAGCCGGGGACTTCCATCCTTGCACCTGCAGCGCCAAATATTGAGAGATAACCTTCTTTTGTGAGTTGTTTTTCATCCATCTTTGTGGGGGGAGCTATCCATACTCTTGCGGGTGAAACACCTGTCCCTTTGATAATCTCTCCAAAAGCCCTAAAATGACCAATATTGGTCATACAACTTCCAATAAAGACTTCATCAATATTATGTGGTCTTTGGGGATTAAGAAGAATCTCACTTAGAGTAGCTACATCATCCGGATCATTAGGACAAGCTAAAATAGGCTCTTTTATATCTGCCAAATCAATTTCAATAATGGCAGCATATTGGGCATCTTTGTCAGGTTGAAGCAAAACAGGATTGTCAATCCATTGACGCATTTTATCTGCGCGACGCTTCAAGGTTGTAGCATTTTGATAGCCATCAGCAATCATTTTTTCTATCAGCTCAATATTGGATTGCAAATATTCAATAATGGGTTCTTTGTTAAGTAAAATACTACAAGCCCCGGCGCTTCTTTCTGCGCTTGCATCGCTAAGCTCAAATGCTTGCTCCACTTTAATATCTCCTAAGCCTTCAATTTCCAAAATCCGTCCATTAAAAATATTTTTCTTTCCTTTTTTTTCTACGGTAAGTAAGCCTTGTTTGATCGCATAATAAGGGATTGCATTGACCAAATCTCTAAGTGTGATCCCTGCATTTAGTTTGCCTTTGAAACGCACCAAAACAGATTCCGGCATATTCAGGGGCATTGAACCTGTTACAGCTCCAAAGGCTACAAGCCCGCTTCCTGCAGGGAAACTTATGCCAATAGGGAATCTGGTGTGGCTATCTCCTCCTGTGCCTAATGTATCCGGGAGACACATACGATTGATCCATGAATGGATAATGCCATCTTTTGGACGGAGTGCAACTCCTCCACGTGTGGTCATAAACTCAGGAAGGCTTGCTTGCAAACTAATATCAGCAGGTTTGGGATATGCAGCAGTATGGCAAAAACTTTGTAAAACAAAATCAGCATTAAAACTCAAACTTGCCAATTCTTTAACTTCATCCCTTGTCATGGCTCCTGTTGTGTCTTGACTTCCCACGGTGGTAACTATAGGTTCGCAATAAGTCCCTGCTCGTATTCCTGTTAAACCACAAGCTTTTCCTACGATTTTTTGTGCTAAGGTATAGCCTTTATGTGTGTCTTCCGGAATGACAGGTTTCCCAAAGACTTCAGATTCCCCCAGTCCTAAGAATTTTCTTGCTTTGTTAGTTAATCCTCTGCCGATAATAAGTGAAATACGACCGCCTGCTCGTATTTCATCAACAATAGTATTGGGTGTGAGGGTAAAGTTGCTGATTGTTTTGTTGTCTTTTTCAATGATGCCTTTGTAGGGATAGATTTTGATAATATCACCTTCTTTCATGTCTTTGACATCAGCGATAATAGGCAATGCCCCGCTGTCTTCGCAAGTATTGAAAAAAATCGGTGCAATCACCCCTCCAATCACTACCCCGCCGGTTTTTTTGTTGGGAACATAGGGGATTTCATGCCCAAAATGCCACATAATAGAGTTGCAAGCTGATTTTCTTGAGCTCCCTGTTCCAACCACATCTCCTACATAGGCTACAGGAATACCTTTGGATTTGATATTTTTAAGACGTTCTTCATAATTATCGATGCGGTTTTTAAGCATGGCTTTGGCATGTAAAGGAATATCACTCCTGCTAAAAGCATCGCTTGCCGGACTAAGATCATCCGTGTTGGTCTCTCCATCAATTTTTAACACGCACATTTCCATGGTTTCCGGGAGTGGAGGTCTGTTTAAAAACCACTGTGCATCCGCCCATGAGTGGATAATTTCTTTTGCAAAAAGATTCGTTTTGCTAAGGGCGGCAATTTCATCAAATCCTTCATATACAAGTAAAGTATATTTTAATGCTTCTGCGGAGGCTTTAGCAATAGCTTCATTGGTATGTTTAATCCCCTCAATGAGATATTTTACATTATACCCTCCAAGCATAGTGCCTAAATACTTGATAGCTTCTAGGGCAGAAATATCTTTACATATAACTTCTTCTTTGGCAATTTTGCCTAAAAATTCAGCTTTTACCTTCGCCCCTTCATCAACGCCCGGACTTACTCGCTCAATCAAGAGTTCTTTGGCAAAATCTCTGTCCTCTTTGCTTGCAGAAACATCTTTTAGAATTTCAATTATATTTTTTACTGCTTCTGCATTTAGGGGTAGTGGAGGGATACCCTCTTGTTCTCGGATATTTTGTGTTTGTTTGTAATCGCTAATAAAATTTTGCATTCTATCTCCTTCCAAAGAATTAATTCCTAATTTTAATTCCATATTTCTTTGACATGATAATCAATTTTTGCTTAACAATGATAATAAAAACCTCTAAGATTTTATTTTCTATAGAAGTTATTACTCTTCATTATTTTTGATAAAAATTTATAAAATTAATGAGATTTTAGCTTTTGGGATCTTGAGGAATAAATGTATTAAGCTTCACAATAGAGCCTATCGTAAAAATTTTTTTTGTAATCTTGAAATTTACCTTTGATAATTGCTTCTCTTGCTTGTTTTGTAAGTTGCAGATAATAATAGAGATTATGAATACTGCTAAGGCGGTGATAAGTTATTTCATTGCATCTAAAAAGATGATGTAAATAAGCTCTTGAATAATTTTTGCATGTATAGCAATCACAAGAGGTATCAATAGGGGTATCATCAAGCTTGTATCGGGAAGATTTAATGCTGATTTTTCCTTTTTGAGTAAAAAGAGTGGCATTTCTGGCATTTCTGGTGGGCATGACACAATCAAACATATCCACTCCTCTATCAATAGCTTCAATAATATTTTCAGGAGTGCCTACCCCCATTAAATATCTGGGTTTATCGGTGGGGAGACATTGAGTTGTCCATTCAATACTTTCATACATTTCTTGGGTTTTTTCCCCTACAGCTAATCCCCCAATCGCATATCCATCAAAATCTTCAAGTTCTCTTAAAGAATTGGCGCTTAAAATACGAAATTCTTTATCTACTCCTCCTTGGACAATTCCAAAAAGATGATTATTTTGGGCTAATCCGCGTTGTTTTTGATCTATATGGTATTGTAGGCTTGCTTTTGCCCATTGGGTGGTTTTTTCAATTGAAAGTTTGATACGTTCTTTGGGGGCAGGTAACCCCACCAAATCATCAAGTACCATCATAATATCGCTATTAATGGCATATTGCATATCGAGGACTTTTTGAGGAGTGAAGAAATGCTTACTTCCATCAATATGTGATTTAAAGGCAATTCCATCTTCGCATTTTTTCATGTTTTTGCTGAGACTAAAAGCTTGAAATCCCCCACTATCTGTTAAAATATTCCCTTCAAATCCCATAAAAGCATGGATTCCTCCAAGTTGTTTGATGGCTTTTTCTCCGACACGCAAATAAAGATGATAAGTATTAGCAAGAATGAGATTGGTTTGAAGAAGATTTTGAACATCTTGTGTGTCAAGCCCCTTGATACATGCTTGTGTGCCTACGGGCATAAAAATTGGTGTTTGGACATTAGAGTGAGCAAGTTTGAATGTAGTTGCTCTTGCCAGTTTATCTGTGGCATCAATTCTGAAATTCATATTTTAAACCTTTTGGTATAATGATAGACCTTATTTGATTCACAAGGGAAACTTAAAAAATATAAAATCTAAAAGGGGCATTTTTGAAAAAAATTGTTTTAATTGCTGATGGAATTGTAGCAAAAAAATTTTTGGAGACAGTGTTAGAAAAATATTTTAGCAACAATCTTTACATCGTTATTTTAAAAGATTCAAATTTTCTCCCTGATAAAATTCCCAGTACATTTAATTTCCAAGTTTTTGATCCAACATCTTCTTATAGGCTTCTAAATGCTATAGATAATGATATTAGTGATGTGTTTGTTGTTATGGAGAATCCAAAAGAACGTGAGATTGTCTATGAAATTATTAAAAGCAGGCATAAAGATATTCGGATTGTTTTGAGCGCTTATGAAGATGAAATTACATTGCCTAAAATTTTTGAAGACGATAAGGTTGTTTTGATTGATGAAGCAAAAACTATTGCCGGAAGATTGGTTGCGAGACTTCCAAATGTGCCTTTAATCCCGCAGGGTTTCGGTCTGGAGCAGGGTGAAGTAATGGAGATTGGAGTGCCCTTTGGGAGTGTATTTGCTTATCGTCATATCGGTTCTATCCAACAAAAAAATTACAAAATTGTAGGGCTTTATCGGAGTGGTGAATTTATACTAAGCAGTTATTCGATTGTTATCCAACCTACTGATGTTTTATTGGTTGCCGGAGATCCAAAAGTGCTTGATAATGTTTATCGTCAGATAAAAAGTGATATCGGTCAATTTCCTGCTCCTTTTGGAAAAGATATATATGTTTATGTAGATACCCTTTTACAATCAGAGAAATCTGTAATGCGTGATATCCAACAAGCTTTATATATTCATAGACATATTAGAAGTGATAAGCTTTTTATACGCGTTTTAAATCCTGCTAATTTTGAATTACTTAGAAAAATAAAATCCCTAGATGAAGCCGATGTGAATGTGTCTTTAGATTATCAAGGATCCAATTTTAGTCGCAAGCTTAAAGAAGATAGCCAAAAAAAGATTGGTTTAGTTGTAATTGGTAAAGAAATTTTTAGTTCTCGTCATCGTCGCAAAGCGTTATTTAAAATTACCACACCTGTGTTAAAAACATGCCCAAGAGGAATAGAATCCGTAAAAGAAAGCGTGGTTATTTTAAATGAAGAAATGAGTAAGGAGGAAAATATTTCATCAATTATTTTTGATATTTCTATTCAAATGAAATTAGAGATTATGTTGTATGATTTTGATCCTGATGGACATTATCAGACTCAAATTGCCCAAGATTATGAAAATCTTGCACGTATTTTTGACAAAAAAATCAAACTCAATCGTACCAATTCTAAAAATCCGATTTTATTTTTGAAAGAAACTAAGCAACCTGTATTGCATGTTTTGCCTTTTGAAGCATGCATTACAAGAACTCGATTTTTTTGGTTTGCTTCTACAAAAGTGGAAAAAATATCTTTTATGCTGGATAATAACCCACAGATTTTTATACCTATTACAGAATGAAATCATTCAATGAAAGTGAAAAAATGAAAACAATACTCCTTCGCACTCAAAATAAAGAATATCCTATTAAAATTGGTAACCTTGAAAATATTACTCACAAAGGAAAGGTGCTTGTAATAAGCAATCCAAAAGTTGCCGGATTGTATTTAGATAGGTTATTAAAACACATTCAAGCTGATGAAGTTTATGTAAGCATTATTCCGGATGGTGAAAATTATAAGACTTTAGAAACCCTTCAAGATATTCTTGAAGTTGCTTTTAGTTCCAGATTGGATAGAAAATCTTTGATGATAGCTTTAGGTGGGGGTGTAGTGAGTGATATGGTTGGATTTGCAAGTGGGATTTATCACAGAGGGATTGATTTTGTAAGTGTCCCTACAACCTTACTTGCTCAAATAGATGCATCAGTAGGAGGAAAAACAGGGGTTAATAATCAATTTGGAAAAAATCTTATAGGTGTTTTTCATCAACCCAGCGTGGTTTATATTTGTCCTGATTTTCTCTCAAGCTTGCCCCCCAGAGAGTTTAGAGCCGGTGTGGCAGAAATGATTAAAATGGCAGTTTGTTTTGATGAGGATTTGTTTGTTTTTTTGGAACAAAATAGCCTTGATAACCCCCACCATCTTCAAACTGCTATTGCTAAGTGTATTGAGATTAAAGCTAATGTTGTATCTATGGATGAGAGAGAAGAAGGGATTCGTGCAGCACTTAACTATGGACATACATTTGGACATGTTATTGAGAATGAAACTAATTATTCGCAGTTTTTGCATGGCGAGGCTGTGGCTATTGGAATGAAAATGGCAAACCAATTGGCTTTGAGTTTGGGATATTTAGATGAGAAAGAATTTCAGAGAATACATGCGCTTTTAGAAAAATATAGTTTGGATTTAAAATATAGTATTGAAGATATAGAGGCATTTTACGATAAGTTTTTTTTAGATAAAAAATCTCATCATCAAAAAATTAAATTTATTTTGCCCAATAGTATTGGCGATAAGATAATATGTGATAATATATTAAAAAAAGATATTTTAGAGATTCTGAAGAAATGGAGCAAGACTTGAGAATTGTTTTTTTAGTTGGCTTATTGGTCGGATTAATTTATGGGGCAAATAACATTGTTGCAGTCCAAAATTTAAAATCTGAAATTGAAAGTATTGATAAAAAAATTTTGTCAAACAATAGTATTTGGCTTAAAAAATATGATAATTTCGAAACCTATCACCGAATTTATGCTGAAATTGAAAGTATTAAAAAAGAACTCAAGAATTTAAAAAGTTCAAAAAATACAGATTTGCTTAAAATCAGCTCTCTTAATTCCAGATTAGAGACCCTGGAACGTCAAGAGGAATTGTTAGATGAATACAAAAACAATCCTTTTAAAGAACTTATTGAAAAACCTCAAATTATTGATATTCCTAATATTTCTAACCCATTTGCTATTATTGGAGGTATTTCTTTTATCAAAAATTTAGAGAATCAAAAAGCCCTTCTGAGAAAAAATCAAAAAAATCTTGAAGGGATTTTAAAAGATTTGGATCAAAAATATTTGCTTTTAAAAGAACTTTCTGTTTTAGAGAAGACAAAACAGACCACCCAAGAAATACAGCAAATCAGAACAAAGCGATTAGAGCTCCAAAGCGCTCAAAATATTCTCAATACAACAATGGATATTTATAATAAAGATGCCGATGATATTATCGCAAAATTGACTTTGCAAATTAAAGCACAGATATTTAAATTAATTGTTATTGGTTTGGCTATTGTTATTAGCATTGGTTTGGCTTTGGTATTAAAAGTATTTGTTAGACGCTATATTCATGATAATGAACGTGCTTACACAGCTAGTAAAATTATCAATTTTTTTAATATCAGTATTATTATTTTGATTTTGTTATTTGCATATTTGGAAAATGTAACTTATCTGGTTGCGGTACTTGGGTTTGCTTCAGCCGGATTGGCGATTGCCATGAAAGATTTGTTTATGAGCATTTTGGGTTGGTTTGTAATTGTAATTGGAGGGAGTGTGCATGTAGGGGATAGAATACGCGTCAGCAAGGAAGGAAATTCTTATGTGGGAGACGTACTGGATATTTCTATGCTACGTATTACTATGCATGAAGATGTAACACTAACGACATATTTAGAGAACAGACGTGCAGGACGAATTGTTTTTGTACCTAATAATTATATTTTTACAACGATGTTTGCTAATTATACTCATGGAGGGATGAAAACGGTTTGGGATGGGATAGATTTTAGCATTACTTTTGATTCTAATTATAAAAAAGCTTTGGCTATTGCCTCAGAAGTGGCAACAAAATATTCTAAAGGTTATACAGAAATTACTCGCAAACAAATGAACAAAATGAGGGATAAATATTCTTTAAGAAATGGCAACATAGAGCCTAAAACCTTTAGTCTCATTGAAGCAAATGGAATAAAAATCTCAGTTTGGTATCAAACAAATGCTTATTCTACACTCACGCTTCGGAGCACTATTTCAGCAGAAATTATCGATTCTCTTTTGCAAGAGCCTGATATTTTTATAGCTTATACAACAACTAAATTAGTCAAAGATGGAACAGATGGATTTGGAAATAAGCCAAGCAAGATCCAAAATATACCTTTAGATGATGAGAAAGATTAATATGCAAAAAGTATTTTTTAAGACTTTTGGATGCCGCACAAATCTTTTTGATACACAAGTCATGCGTGAAAATATCAAGAATTTTGAATGTGTGGATCATGAGGATTGCGCAGATATTATTGTTGTAAATTCTTGCACAGTAACTAATGGCGCAGATAGTGGAGTGAGGAGCTATGTTAATAGATTATATATGCAGGGTAAAAAGGTTTATTTTACAGGGTGTGGGGTAAAAACACAGGGGAAAAATCTTTTTGAAAAAGATATGACATTTGGAGTATTTGGACATAGTCTTAAAGAAAAAATTGATGATTTTTTGCAGCAAGAAAATAAATTTTTTTATGATGATGACTTAGATGGTTTGCATTTAGATACAACCCTTGTGAGTGAATTTGTAGGAAAATCCAGGGCATTTATCAAGATCCAAGAGGGTTGTGATTTTGCTTGTAGTTATTGCGTGATTCCTCTTGTGCGTGGAAAAGCCAGGAGCATGGAAGAAAAAAAGATTTTAGAACAAATTTCAATGCTTGGGCAATCCGGAATTTCTGAAGTAGTGCTTACCGGGACAAATGTAGGTAGTTATGGTAAAGATAAGGGGAGTAATATTGCTAAACTTATCAAAGCAATTATGAATATTGATGGTATTAGGCGTATCCGCATAGGTAGTCTGGAGCCCAGCCAAATTGAGGCAGAATTTCTAGAGCTTTTAGACCAAGATATTTTGGAAAGACATCTTCATATCGCGTTGCAATATACAGAGGATTCTATGCTTATGAAGATGAATCGGAAAAATCGTTTTGAGAGTGATTATTTGCTTTTGGAAAAAATCGCCAAAAAAGGCTTTGCCTTAGGGAGTGATTTTATTGTGGGACATCCCGGTGAAGATGAGAGCATTTGGGATCGGGCATTAGAAAATATAAAATCCTTGCCTCTTACCCATATCCATCCTTTTATTTATAGCCTTAGGGATAATACCCCCTCAGCCTCTATGAAACCTCCTGTAAATGGAGCTATTGCTAAAGAAAGATTGCAGCAATTAAATGCTTTGATAAAATCAAAAAATCTTGCTTTTAGAAAAAAATTAAAAGAACAAAAAAAGACTTTGCATATTTTAGTTGAGAATACTCAAAATAGTATCTATAACGGGCTAGATCAATATTTTAATAAAATAAAAATCCATACCTGCACACCTTTGGAATCAAAATGGTTAGAAGTTGAGAATTATCAGGTATTAGATGAGGTAAATTGTGTTGAAATCTAAGAATTTAATGATTGGGATTGTGGGCTTATTGGTTGTGATTGTTTTAGTGGTATTTATGTTGTTTAAAGACAACTCAGTATTAATCAGCGCTGAGAGTTTTGAAAATATTTTAAAATCTCAATCCTTAAAAAATGCAAGAATAGATGATTATTATATTTATTTTGATGCTAATCAAAAATCTTTTAAGGTACTTCGAGCCGGCATTGATCTTTCGGAATTAAAAAATATTCCTATTAGAATGAAGACGCATATGGATTTTTCAGAAATTTTTTCGGATATTGGAATGATGATTTTAGCGCTTATTGGGATTGCTGTAATTTTGAGGGCATTGAATTTGATGAGCAAAAAAACATCTCAAAACAATACTTCAAAACCTCTGATGGAAACACATTTATTTCAAGAAAATACCCAAAAAAATGACGCCTTTATCCTGCCTGTACCTATTAATTCTTCAGTGAAATTTCAAGATGTCGCGGGTATCAAAGAGGTCAAAGAAGAATTAGTTGAAATGATTGATTATCTTAAAAATCCCAAAAAATACCAAGATTTAGGAATTTCTTTGCCCAAAGGTGTTTTGCTTATT encodes:
- a CDS encoding Crp/Fnr family transcriptional regulator; the protein is MIQKLKTLSLFKNIDDSLLGIVQNFSKIKFYPKDFILFYEGDILDHVLFLLSGSINIYKFDRFGNKKYLYSIYASKEDKDDFLAINDIGFTQLETFGNACVYENSEVLSIDYKKLIDLAKQNNDLFLNLSQQIVCKNAVLNEIIMRDIVFDAIAKLAYMLDKNLYRFNFIQRQEVAYRLNIQPETLSRILKKLKTDGIIETNENGSVCIIDKNRLQEIYKI
- the acnB gene encoding bifunctional aconitate hydratase 2/2-methylisocitrate dehydratase, which gives rise to MQNFISDYKQTQNIREQEGIPPLPLNAEAVKNIIEILKDVSASKEDRDFAKELLIERVSPGVDEGAKVKAEFLGKIAKEEVICKDISALEAIKYLGTMLGGYNVKYLIEGIKHTNEAIAKASAEALKYTLLVYEGFDEIAALSKTNLFAKEIIHSWADAQWFLNRPPLPETMEMCVLKIDGETNTDDLSPASDAFSRSDIPLHAKAMLKNRIDNYEERLKNIKSKGIPVAYVGDVVGTGSSRKSACNSIMWHFGHEIPYVPNKKTGGVVIGGVIAPIFFNTCEDSGALPIIADVKDMKEGDIIKIYPYKGIIEKDNKTISNFTLTPNTIVDEIRAGGRISLIIGRGLTNKARKFLGLGESEVFGKPVIPEDTHKGYTLAQKIVGKACGLTGIRAGTYCEPIVTTVGSQDTTGAMTRDEVKELASLSFNADFVLQSFCHTAAYPKPADISLQASLPEFMTTRGGVALRPKDGIIHSWINRMCLPDTLGTGGDSHTRFPIGISFPAGSGLVAFGAVTGSMPLNMPESVLVRFKGKLNAGITLRDLVNAIPYYAIKQGLLTVEKKGKKNIFNGRILEIEGLGDIKVEQAFELSDASAERSAGACSILLNKEPIIEYLQSNIELIEKMIADGYQNATTLKRRADKMRQWIDNPVLLQPDKDAQYAAIIEIDLADIKEPILACPNDPDDVATLSEILLNPQRPHNIDEVFIGSCMTNIGHFRAFGEIIKGTGVSPARVWIAPPTKMDEKQLTKEGYLSIFGAAGARMEVPGCSLCMGNQARVKDNAVVFSTSTRNFDNRMGKGAQVYLGSAELGAVCALLGRIPSADEYLKLVPQKLDHKKENIYKYLNFNLMENFSL
- the tgt gene encoding tRNA guanosine(34) transglycosylase Tgt, with amino-acid sequence MNFRIDATDKLARATTFKLAHSNVQTPIFMPVGTQACIKGLDTQDVQNLLQTNLILANTYHLYLRVGEKAIKQLGGIHAFMGFEGNILTDSGGFQAFSLSKNMKKCEDGIAFKSHIDGSKHFFTPQKVLDMQYAINSDIMMVLDDLVGLPAPKERIKLSIEKTTQWAKASLQYHIDQKQRGLAQNNHLFGIVQGGVDKEFRILSANSLRELEDFDGYAIGGLAVGEKTQEMYESIEWTTQCLPTDKPRYLMGVGTPENIIEAIDRGVDMFDCVMPTRNARNATLFTQKGKISIKSSRYKLDDTPIDTSCDCYTCKNYSRAYLHHLFRCNEITYHRLSSIHNLYYYLQLTKQAREAIIKGKFQDYKKNFYDRLYCEA
- a CDS encoding TrkA C-terminal domain-containing protein; the encoded protein is MKKIVLIADGIVAKKFLETVLEKYFSNNLYIVILKDSNFLPDKIPSTFNFQVFDPTSSYRLLNAIDNDISDVFVVMENPKEREIVYEIIKSRHKDIRIVLSAYEDEITLPKIFEDDKVVLIDEAKTIAGRLVARLPNVPLIPQGFGLEQGEVMEIGVPFGSVFAYRHIGSIQQKNYKIVGLYRSGEFILSSYSIVIQPTDVLLVAGDPKVLDNVYRQIKSDIGQFPAPFGKDIYVYVDTLLQSEKSVMRDIQQALYIHRHIRSDKLFIRVLNPANFELLRKIKSLDEADVNVSLDYQGSNFSRKLKEDSQKKIGLVVIGKEIFSSRHRRKALFKITTPVLKTCPRGIESVKESVVILNEEMSKEENISSIIFDISIQMKLEIMLYDFDPDGHYQTQIAQDYENLARIFDKKIKLNRTNSKNPILFLKETKQPVLHVLPFEACITRTRFFWFASTKVEKISFMLDNNPQIFIPITE
- the aroB gene encoding 3-dehydroquinate synthase, whose protein sequence is MKTILLRTQNKEYPIKIGNLENITHKGKVLVISNPKVAGLYLDRLLKHIQADEVYVSIIPDGENYKTLETLQDILEVAFSSRLDRKSLMIALGGGVVSDMVGFASGIYHRGIDFVSVPTTLLAQIDASVGGKTGVNNQFGKNLIGVFHQPSVVYICPDFLSSLPPREFRAGVAEMIKMAVCFDEDLFVFLEQNSLDNPHHLQTAIAKCIEIKANVVSMDEREEGIRAALNYGHTFGHVIENETNYSQFLHGEAVAIGMKMANQLALSLGYLDEKEFQRIHALLEKYSLDLKYSIEDIEAFYDKFFLDKKSHHQKIKFILPNSIGDKIICDNILKKDILEILKKWSKT
- a CDS encoding mechanosensitive ion channel domain-containing protein, which gives rise to MVFLVGLLVGLIYGANNIVAVQNLKSEIESIDKKILSNNSIWLKKYDNFETYHRIYAEIESIKKELKNLKSSKNTDLLKISSLNSRLETLERQEELLDEYKNNPFKELIEKPQIIDIPNISNPFAIIGGISFIKNLENQKALLRKNQKNLEGILKDLDQKYLLLKELSVLEKTKQTTQEIQQIRTKRLELQSAQNILNTTMDIYNKDADDIIAKLTLQIKAQIFKLIVIGLAIVISIGLALVLKVFVRRYIHDNERAYTASKIINFFNISIIILILLFAYLENVTYLVAVLGFASAGLAIAMKDLFMSILGWFVIVIGGSVHVGDRIRVSKEGNSYVGDVLDISMLRITMHEDVTLTTYLENRRAGRIVFVPNNYIFTTMFANYTHGGMKTVWDGIDFSITFDSNYKKALAIASEVATKYSKGYTEITRKQMNKMRDKYSLRNGNIEPKTFSLIEANGIKISVWYQTNAYSTLTLRSTISAEIIDSLLQEPDIFIAYTTTKLVKDGTDGFGNKPSKIQNIPLDDEKD
- the mtaB gene encoding tRNA (N(6)-L-threonylcarbamoyladenosine(37)-C(2))-methylthiotransferase MtaB, which produces MQKVFFKTFGCRTNLFDTQVMRENIKNFECVDHEDCADIIVVNSCTVTNGADSGVRSYVNRLYMQGKKVYFTGCGVKTQGKNLFEKDMTFGVFGHSLKEKIDDFLQQENKFFYDDDLDGLHLDTTLVSEFVGKSRAFIKIQEGCDFACSYCVIPLVRGKARSMEEKKILEQISMLGQSGISEVVLTGTNVGSYGKDKGSNIAKLIKAIMNIDGIRRIRIGSLEPSQIEAEFLELLDQDILERHLHIALQYTEDSMLMKMNRKNRFESDYLLLEKIAKKGFALGSDFIVGHPGEDESIWDRALENIKSLPLTHIHPFIYSLRDNTPSASMKPPVNGAIAKERLQQLNALIKSKNLAFRKKLKEQKKTLHILVENTQNSIYNGLDQYFNKIKIHTCTPLESKWLEVENYQVLDEVNCVEI